In a single window of the Mucilaginibacter defluvii genome:
- a CDS encoding SOS response-associated peptidase family protein translates to MCYYNGQRVTRAEYIELKGLEKPVKNYDFLNVGVHNGFNYAPCAILIPTEDGRDFEIVQAEWGYVPGYIKTRAEANIFRAKYTTLNFKAENLFVKEDGKRSMWADAAVTRRCLVLSTGLVESRHIPKIGKKGQPLKEMIKYPYQVGVKGQEYFWFPGLYNEWLDPETGKWVNTVAFGVTQANELMKQIHNSKLRMPTFLTDDLAWEWMMTKPVNGKLTPAIEARLSEIALTQIPSRLLEACTIDRSYRTALEATPIDYPELAPLDMTYVDSEELLFDHWLKLQPATT, encoded by the coding sequence ATGTGTTATTATAACGGACAGCGCGTTACCAGAGCGGAATACATCGAGCTAAAAGGCCTGGAAAAACCGGTTAAAAATTACGATTTCTTAAATGTAGGCGTGCATAATGGATTTAATTATGCGCCATGTGCTATCCTGATCCCAACAGAAGACGGGCGGGATTTTGAGATCGTCCAAGCCGAATGGGGTTATGTACCCGGTTATATCAAGACCCGTGCTGAGGCTAATATATTTCGTGCAAAGTACACCACATTGAATTTTAAAGCGGAGAACCTGTTCGTCAAGGAAGACGGCAAACGCTCTATGTGGGCTGATGCTGCCGTAACCCGCAGGTGCCTGGTACTTTCTACCGGCCTGGTGGAATCCCGTCATATACCAAAGATCGGCAAGAAAGGTCAGCCGCTTAAAGAAATGATCAAATACCCTTATCAGGTAGGAGTAAAAGGGCAGGAATATTTTTGGTTTCCCGGCCTCTACAATGAGTGGCTAGATCCTGAAACAGGCAAGTGGGTCAATACAGTAGCGTTTGGCGTGACCCAGGCTAACGAATTGATGAAGCAAATACACAATTCCAAACTGCGAATGCCAACCTTCTTGACAGACGATCTGGCTTGGGAATGGATGATGACCAAACCGGTTAATGGGAAACTAACTCCCGCAATTGAAGCCAGGCTTTCGGAGATCGCTTTAACACAGATACCGTCACGTTTACTGGAAGCTTGCACCATAGACCGAAGCTACCGCACTGCCCTGGAAGCCACCCCAATTGATTACCCGGAACTTGCACCGTTGGACATGACCTATGTTGACTCGGAAGAATTGCTGTTCGATCATTGGCTCAAGTTACAACCAGCAACAACGTAA
- a CDS encoding type II toxin-antitoxin system HigB family toxin produces the protein MVVISYGTLRDFFDIHADAKDALNNWYRLVSQADWANFHEVKSMFNTVDAVGNDRFVFDIRGNRYRIVAMIFFDIRTVYIRFVGTHKEYDRIDCSTI, from the coding sequence ATGGTTGTCATCAGCTATGGTACTTTACGAGACTTCTTTGACATTCACGCGGATGCTAAGGATGCTTTGAATAACTGGTATCGGTTGGTGAGCCAGGCGGACTGGGCTAACTTTCACGAGGTAAAGTCCATGTTCAATACGGTGGACGCCGTAGGTAATGACCGTTTTGTTTTTGATATCCGGGGAAATCGTTACCGCATTGTAGCGATGATCTTCTTCGATATCAGAACGGTTTATATTCGTTTTGTAGGAACACATAAGGAATATGACCGGATCGATTGCTCGACGATCTGA
- a CDS encoding helix-turn-helix domain-containing protein yields MKEIKNEADYKDVMAKIDGLMAKGSDKVSKDELAEIRSMALAAQSYEQAKYVIEAPTTIVGMIEMRMFEMKLKQRDLAQKLDVSDAKLSLIMNGKQKPDVPFLKAVHTQLNIDANFLLEHA; encoded by the coding sequence ATGAAAGAGATAAAAAATGAGGCCGATTACAAAGATGTAATGGCTAAGATAGATGGCCTGATGGCCAAGGGAAGCGATAAGGTTTCCAAAGATGAGCTTGCAGAGATCCGTTCTATGGCACTGGCTGCACAAAGTTACGAGCAGGCTAAGTATGTGATCGAGGCACCTACGACTATCGTAGGGATGATCGAGATGCGTATGTTTGAAATGAAGCTGAAGCAACGTGACCTGGCTCAAAAGCTTGATGTCAGCGATGCCAAGCTTTCTCTGATCATGAACGGCAAGCAAAAGCCGGATGTTCCTTTTTTAAAGGCAGTTCACACCCAACTTAATATTGACGCCAACTTTCTTTTAGAGCATGCTTAA
- a CDS encoding DUF4138 domain-containing protein, translating into MKTLTVIFFLALIVKIAFAQDTAYVSQDKATALFFPRLVKVLGSQNSKYVVTDKGNGVLTIKAVTSNSKFGTLRVQDQSTKKVYSIPVAYSYGRAGRRIDYGTTLVRAVVNNEPENTEEIIAQQLASGKRANVATHEKTGGIKAWINKVSLAGNRIYLRLDLRNHSNLPYGIDFVRFYIRDRKTVDRMATHEQEIVPLYSTLRNRTAVTKDHEVAKVFAFKRFSLSDDEALFIEVYERSGNRHLYLQIRQDDLNDIKVLPVPTRAALTLAAN; encoded by the coding sequence ATGAAAACACTAACAGTCATATTTTTCCTTGCGTTGATAGTGAAGATAGCGTTTGCGCAGGATACTGCTTATGTAAGCCAAGACAAAGCTACCGCATTATTTTTTCCAAGGCTGGTTAAAGTGCTCGGCAGCCAAAACAGCAAGTATGTGGTAACTGACAAAGGCAATGGGGTGCTGACGATCAAAGCGGTAACCTCAAATAGCAAATTTGGTACACTCCGTGTTCAGGATCAAAGCACCAAAAAGGTCTATAGCATTCCGGTAGCTTATTCTTATGGACGAGCAGGGCGACGGATTGATTATGGTACTACGCTTGTTCGTGCCGTTGTAAATAACGAGCCGGAAAATACCGAAGAGATTATCGCGCAGCAATTAGCATCAGGAAAACGTGCTAACGTCGCAACCCATGAGAAAACGGGCGGTATCAAGGCCTGGATCAACAAAGTTTCACTTGCGGGTAACCGGATCTATTTGCGGCTTGATCTGCGTAATCATTCAAACTTGCCTTACGGGATTGATTTTGTCCGTTTCTATATCCGTGACCGCAAAACCGTAGACCGAATGGCAACTCATGAACAAGAGATCGTGCCGCTTTACAGCACGTTACGAAATCGTACAGCCGTGACGAAAGACCATGAAGTTGCCAAGGTGTTTGCCTTTAAACGGTTTTCTCTCTCAGACGACGAGGCCTTATTCATCGAAGTTTACGAGCGTTCGGGTAACCGGCATCTTTATTTACAGATCAGGCAGGACGATCTGAACGACATCAAAGTCCTTCCTGTACCAACACGGGCTGCGCTGACGCTTGCCGCTAATTAA
- the traM gene encoding conjugative transposon protein TraM — MEATQKPGNPLAHAPEFLKERKFLMMIPVLIFPFLTMAFWALGGGRNSSRMTGEQAAVKGLNTTLPQAQFKNGSDQDKMGVYQTSAKNLDSSAAGSVSQNFVSSMGFAEQQASQGELQNTPSLSGELTSIDPNEAKIQAKLAQINTQLNQSSSPVQTGGYQPQSNSGTEVKRLQMMMAAMNSGNGEDPEMKQLSRMLQQINDIQNPGNSDNILRARSLKNRNRVYAVTAVSDDTDEYGEGSNVRYASNKTAQGENAEGNTIQAVIHEDQTLVSGAVVKLRLVDGIYVKGKMIPKGSFVYGTCALNNERLDIKIASIRYLNNILPVALTVYDLDGLEGLYVPGSISRDAAKNGMGNAVSSMQLMTMDQSLGAQAAGAGIEAAKGLFGRKVKQIKVKVKAGYEVLLKDSNDRDN; from the coding sequence ATGGAAGCAACACAGAAACCAGGCAATCCGCTTGCCCACGCTCCCGAATTTCTGAAAGAGCGTAAATTTTTAATGATGATACCGGTATTGATCTTTCCTTTTCTAACGATGGCCTTTTGGGCGTTGGGTGGCGGACGGAACAGTAGCCGTATGACCGGCGAACAAGCGGCGGTCAAAGGGCTGAATACTACTTTACCTCAAGCTCAATTTAAAAATGGTAGTGATCAGGATAAAATGGGTGTCTATCAAACATCTGCGAAGAACTTGGACAGTTCCGCTGCGGGCAGCGTAAGCCAAAACTTCGTTAGTTCGATGGGCTTTGCTGAACAGCAGGCTTCACAAGGTGAACTGCAAAACACCCCTTCTTTATCAGGCGAACTAACGTCGATTGATCCTAATGAAGCCAAAATTCAGGCCAAACTTGCACAGATCAATACGCAGCTCAATCAGTCTTCGTCACCGGTACAAACGGGCGGTTATCAGCCGCAGTCAAATTCGGGTACAGAGGTTAAGCGATTGCAAATGATGATGGCTGCTATGAACAGCGGCAACGGCGAAGATCCGGAAATGAAGCAGCTCAGCCGCATGCTTCAGCAGATCAATGATATTCAAAATCCCGGCAACTCCGATAACATCCTTCGCGCCCGCTCCCTGAAAAATCGTAACCGTGTCTATGCGGTAACTGCCGTAAGCGACGACACCGACGAATATGGTGAAGGGTCCAACGTTAGGTATGCGAGCAACAAAACTGCTCAGGGTGAAAATGCGGAAGGGAATACCATCCAGGCCGTCATTCACGAAGATCAAACGCTGGTTAGCGGTGCGGTAGTTAAACTGCGGCTGGTAGACGGGATTTATGTTAAAGGTAAAATGATTCCCAAAGGCAGCTTTGTTTATGGCACTTGTGCTTTGAATAACGAACGACTGGACATTAAGATCGCAAGCATACGCTACCTGAATAACATCTTGCCAGTCGCCTTGACCGTGTATGATCTGGATGGCCTCGAAGGCTTGTATGTACCCGGTTCCATCAGCCGTGATGCTGCTAAGAACGGGATGGGCAACGCCGTAAGTTCCATGCAGCTGATGACCATGGATCAGTCTTTAGGCGCACAAGCAGCCGGGGCAGGTATTGAAGCTGCCAAGGGGCTATTCGGCAGAAAAGTGAAACAGATCAAGGTTAAAGTTAAAGCCGGGTATGAAGTTCTGCTTAAAGACAGTAATGACCGGGATAATTAA
- the traK gene encoding conjugative transposon protein TraK, whose amino-acid sequence MFTHLKNIETAFRHVKLFSYFLIAACTIISCFALYKSYQAADLAGRHIYVLANGKALEAFAADRKDNIPVEARDHIKMFHHYFFTLDPDEKVINANIGKALYLADESAKNQYNDLKEKSYYNNLISGNISQQVVVDSVQLDIDQYPYYFKCFATQKLIRATSTINRSLVTQGYLRNVARSDNNPHGFLIQHWETLANRDTTLQHQ is encoded by the coding sequence ATGTTTACACACCTCAAAAATATTGAAACGGCCTTCCGGCATGTGAAGCTTTTTAGTTACTTCCTGATAGCCGCCTGTACGATCATCTCCTGTTTTGCACTTTATAAAAGTTACCAGGCAGCAGACCTGGCCGGCAGGCACATCTACGTATTAGCGAATGGTAAAGCTTTAGAAGCCTTTGCCGCAGACCGGAAAGATAATATCCCGGTAGAAGCACGGGATCACATCAAAATGTTCCACCACTACTTTTTCACACTTGACCCTGATGAAAAGGTCATCAATGCGAATATCGGAAAAGCATTGTACCTGGCCGATGAAAGCGCCAAAAATCAGTACAACGATCTCAAGGAAAAAAGCTACTATAACAACCTGATTTCTGGTAATATCAGCCAGCAGGTTGTGGTGGACAGTGTTCAACTCGACATCGATCAGTATCCTTATTACTTCAAATGCTTTGCTACGCAAAAGCTGATCCGCGCTACATCTACGATCAATCGCAGTCTCGTTACCCAGGGTTATCTCCGAAATGTGGCACGTTCAGATAATAACCCTCATGGATTCCTGATACAGCATTGGGAAACGTTAGCCAACAGGGATACCACTCTTCAACATCAATAG
- the traJ gene encoding conjugative transposon protein TraJ: MKKASFLTAFIAVTGIFFPLFSSAAGLADNIQGLQGTLNGVYNDMLPMCSGLIGVGRAIAGFGALWYIGSRVWRQIAAAEPIDFYPLMRPFALGLAILLFPTVIAIINGIMQPTVNATGGMVQNSDAAIAALLKAKQEAVEKTDTWQMYVGTDGDGDRDKWYKYTHPDDPTGANEGVLASVGNDMKFAMAKASYNFRNTVKQWMSEVLQVLYEAAALCINTIRTFYLIILAILGPIVFGLAVFDGFQSTLTVWLAKYINVFLWLPVANIFGAIIGKVQENMLKLDISQVQSAGDTFFSSTDTAYLIFLIIGIIGYFTVPSVANYIVNTGSGHGLLQKVNALVISSSNTTMAAGSQTGERMVNGAVNLSNAPGDFMSGWNSAGQESKSQPANHQAARINGN; this comes from the coding sequence ATGAAAAAGGCATCTTTTTTAACCGCATTCATTGCGGTAACGGGAATCTTTTTCCCTTTATTTTCCAGCGCGGCCGGACTTGCAGATAACATCCAGGGATTGCAGGGAACATTGAACGGCGTTTACAATGATATGCTGCCCATGTGCAGCGGTTTGATCGGCGTAGGCAGGGCAATCGCGGGATTCGGCGCATTGTGGTATATCGGCAGCCGCGTTTGGCGGCAAATTGCGGCGGCTGAACCTATAGATTTTTACCCGCTGATGCGCCCTTTTGCACTTGGCCTGGCAATCCTGTTGTTTCCCACGGTCATTGCGATCATCAACGGCATTATGCAGCCTACCGTAAACGCAACCGGCGGTATGGTACAGAACTCTGATGCTGCAATTGCAGCCTTGTTAAAAGCCAAGCAGGAAGCCGTTGAAAAGACAGATACCTGGCAAATGTATGTCGGTACAGATGGTGATGGAGATCGGGATAAATGGTATAAGTACACCCATCCTGATGATCCTACTGGAGCAAATGAAGGTGTATTAGCAAGCGTCGGCAATGATATGAAATTCGCTATGGCCAAGGCGTCTTACAATTTTCGCAATACAGTCAAACAGTGGATGAGTGAAGTATTACAGGTGCTTTACGAAGCCGCCGCATTATGTATCAACACCATTCGTACGTTTTACCTGATCATTCTGGCTATCCTCGGGCCAATAGTTTTCGGGCTCGCTGTTTTTGACGGTTTTCAAAGCACATTAACGGTCTGGCTGGCTAAATACATCAATGTATTCCTATGGTTACCGGTGGCAAATATATTCGGTGCCATTATCGGCAAAGTGCAGGAAAATATGCTTAAGCTGGATATTTCACAGGTACAGTCAGCCGGTGATACCTTTTTCAGTTCAACAGACACCGCATACCTGATCTTCCTGATCATCGGGATCATAGGCTACTTCACCGTTCCCAGCGTAGCCAATTACATTGTCAATACAGGTAGCGGCCATGGGTTGCTACAGAAAGTGAATGCACTGGTCATCAGCAGTTCCAATACCACTATGGCGGCTGGTTCTCAAACAGGCGAACGGATGGTCAACGGTGCAGTTAATTTGAGCAATGCACCGGGCGATTTTATGAGCGGCTGGAACAGTGCGGGCCAGGAATCAAAATCACAGCCAGCTAACCATCAGGCTGCTCGAATCAATGGTAATTAA
- a CDS encoding TerB family tellurite resistance protein: MKKHIKAFLLTGFTVAIISHTQVCKAQGQELQQLLLNIEKLTQLKSILSDMKTGYQIYQKGYTTISSLSQGNFSLHDVYLNGLLQISPAVKNYGRVAEIISQQANLLSEYKKAFTRFKQSGSFSAGELDYMGKVYSGLVKQSLDNINELTNVLTASKLRMTDDERIRAIDRIYANSTDKLQFLRYFNRNGVMLSLQRTKETGDAISLKKLYGINH; encoded by the coding sequence ATGAAAAAGCACATTAAAGCATTCTTATTGACAGGATTTACTGTAGCAATTATCTCGCATACTCAGGTATGTAAGGCGCAGGGCCAGGAATTACAGCAGTTGTTATTGAACATAGAAAAGCTTACCCAGCTGAAGAGCATCCTTTCAGATATGAAGACGGGATATCAGATCTATCAAAAGGGCTACACCACGATATCATCGCTATCCCAAGGAAACTTCAGTCTGCATGATGTGTATCTAAACGGCTTGCTTCAGATCAGTCCGGCTGTCAAGAACTACGGCAGAGTTGCTGAGATTATCTCTCAGCAGGCCAATCTGCTTAGTGAATACAAAAAGGCATTTACACGCTTTAAACAAAGTGGATCGTTTTCCGCAGGCGAACTGGACTACATGGGTAAGGTGTATAGTGGTCTGGTAAAGCAAAGCCTTGACAATATTAATGAGCTAACTAATGTTCTGACCGCTTCTAAATTGAGGATGACCGATGACGAAAGGATCAGAGCGATAGACCGTATATATGCAAACTCGACGGATAAGCTTCAGTTTTTACGATACTTCAACCGCAACGGTGTTATGCTCAGTTTGCAGCGAACGAAGGAAACCGGCGATGCGATCTCATTAAAAAAGCTTTACGGGATAAATCACTAA
- a CDS encoding conjugal transfer protein TraI produces the protein MKNFKVRPAILIALIMLLFTAPKANAQFVVAEVIKLTVKKVIKAIDLKVQRMQNKTIWLQNAQKVLENELSKVKLTEISGWTENQKQLYSGYYTELWKVKSTIAYYQRIKDVTLKQAALVGQYKRAWGLFQKDNHFSPEEINYMQKVYSGILDASVQNLDQILLVINSFKTQMSDAERLELINHASDQLDINYNDLQQFNNQNVRICLQRSRDFADTKSIKELYGIN, from the coding sequence ATGAAAAATTTTAAGGTAAGACCAGCGATATTGATCGCCCTGATAATGTTATTGTTCACAGCCCCAAAAGCTAATGCGCAGTTTGTGGTAGCAGAAGTGATCAAGCTTACTGTTAAAAAAGTGATCAAGGCCATTGACCTTAAAGTGCAGCGGATGCAGAACAAGACCATTTGGTTGCAGAATGCACAGAAAGTGTTAGAAAACGAGCTATCTAAAGTTAAACTTACGGAGATATCCGGCTGGACAGAAAACCAAAAGCAATTGTACAGCGGCTACTATACAGAGTTATGGAAGGTCAAATCCACCATTGCTTATTACCAGCGGATCAAAGATGTTACTTTGAAACAGGCCGCTTTGGTCGGTCAGTACAAGCGGGCTTGGGGACTGTTTCAAAAAGACAACCACTTCAGTCCGGAAGAGATCAATTACATGCAGAAGGTTTACAGCGGGATCTTAGACGCCAGCGTTCAGAACCTTGACCAGATCTTATTGGTTATCAATAGCTTCAAAACACAAATGTCCGATGCTGAACGGCTGGAACTCATTAATCATGCAAGCGACCAGTTGGATATAAATTACAACGACTTGCAGCAATTCAACAATCAAAACGTTCGGATCTGTTTACAACGAAGCCGTGACTTTGCAGATACGAAATCAATCAAGGAGTTGTATGGAATCAATTAA
- a CDS encoding TraG family conjugative transposon ATPase, which translates to MKSHSKAEQVFPVYKVEHDCMLSAQGDLTIGYEVYLPEIFTMSNDEYHSFHEAWIKALKLLPKNTIFHKQDWFLREQYKAMFQENGETQVKTFLSHSSEKHFHERPYLHHHCHIFLTKKPEKFKQYSSAVSTLMRKRIVPSQTTSEELFRDFLDNAGQFVKVLEDSGLIALRRIDDDGLAGTPKTAGILEQYCFLLNKNSNTLLKDIHIQDEIRIGNDHCQLFTLSDAEDLPPLCGPRITFDKYSTDKTKFSTGFASPVGTLLRCNHVYNQYIFIEDSQQTLKKLEAKKLRLQSLSAYSRENAISRDATHEFLNEAISQQRLPVKAHFNVMAWTSDRAELKDLKNKVSSALAQMDAQPKQETDGAPQIWWSGLPGNEATFPMNDTFDTFVEQATCFLNLETNYQSSLSACGLRLGDRLSGKPVHVDISDEPMEKGITTNRNKFILGPSGSGKSFFTNHLLRSYFEQGAHIVLVDVGHSYQGLCEFVGGYYFTYSEDNPISFNPFYIAQGDYLDTEKKESIKAMILALWKKEDEGVQRSEYIAISDALYHYYEKLKVNPDIFPCFDSFYDFLAGEFYETMKQSKVKDERFDIDNMLFVLKPYYKGGEYAYLLNARENLDLLHRRFIVFELDNIKDHPILFPVVTLIIMETFVSKMRKLSKATRKMILIEEAWKAIAREGMAEYIKYLFKTVRKYFGEALVVTQDIEDIISSPVVKQAIINNSDCKILLDQRKYQNDFPKIQQLLGITDKETALIMSMNRNNDEKLKYKEVFISLNGQLSKVYRTEVSREEYWTYTTESAEKARVQEYAKKYGSIQRGIAAIVQEELEKAA; encoded by the coding sequence ATGAAATCACACAGCAAAGCAGAACAGGTATTTCCTGTATATAAGGTGGAGCATGATTGTATGCTTTCAGCGCAGGGTGACCTGACCATTGGTTATGAAGTTTACCTGCCGGAAATTTTCACTATGTCCAATGACGAATACCACAGCTTTCATGAAGCCTGGATCAAAGCGTTAAAACTCTTGCCCAAAAATACTATCTTCCATAAGCAGGACTGGTTTTTAAGAGAGCAGTATAAGGCCATGTTTCAGGAGAATGGAGAAACGCAGGTAAAAACTTTCCTTTCGCATTCCAGTGAAAAGCACTTTCATGAGCGCCCATACTTGCATCATCATTGCCACATATTTCTGACCAAGAAGCCGGAAAAATTCAAACAGTATTCGAGCGCAGTAAGTACATTGATGCGCAAGCGAATCGTTCCTTCTCAAACCACATCTGAAGAGCTGTTTCGGGACTTTTTAGATAATGCTGGGCAGTTCGTCAAAGTTCTGGAAGACAGCGGATTGATTGCTTTGCGGCGTATCGATGACGACGGACTGGCCGGCACGCCTAAGACAGCCGGAATACTGGAACAGTATTGCTTTCTGCTCAACAAGAACAGCAACACTTTATTGAAGGATATTCACATCCAGGACGAGATCCGCATTGGTAATGATCATTGCCAGCTTTTTACATTAAGTGATGCAGAAGACCTGCCGCCACTTTGTGGCCCGAGGATTACATTCGATAAGTATAGCACAGACAAAACTAAATTCAGCACAGGATTCGCTTCGCCTGTTGGCACTTTATTAAGATGCAATCACGTGTACAACCAGTACATATTCATTGAGGACAGCCAGCAAACTTTAAAGAAGCTGGAAGCCAAAAAACTCCGCTTACAATCGTTATCTGCTTATTCTCGGGAAAATGCGATCAGCCGCGATGCTACCCACGAATTTTTGAATGAAGCAATTAGTCAGCAGCGGCTGCCGGTTAAAGCACACTTCAATGTGATGGCCTGGACAAGCGACCGCGCCGAACTCAAAGACCTGAAAAATAAAGTAAGTTCAGCTTTAGCTCAAATGGATGCGCAGCCTAAACAGGAAACTGACGGAGCGCCGCAAATATGGTGGTCAGGATTACCAGGTAATGAAGCTACATTCCCGATGAATGATACCTTTGATACCTTTGTTGAACAGGCGACTTGCTTTTTGAATCTCGAAACAAACTACCAGTCGAGCTTGAGTGCCTGCGGGCTCAGGCTGGGTGATCGTTTGTCAGGAAAACCTGTCCATGTGGACATCAGTGATGAACCGATGGAGAAGGGCATAACGACTAACCGGAATAAATTTATTTTAGGGCCTTCCGGCAGCGGTAAGTCCTTTTTCACCAATCATCTTTTACGAAGCTACTTTGAACAGGGCGCTCACATTGTATTGGTCGATGTCGGACATAGTTACCAGGGACTTTGTGAGTTCGTTGGAGGCTATTACTTTACTTATTCAGAAGACAATCCGATTAGCTTCAATCCCTTTTATATCGCTCAAGGAGACTACCTGGATACGGAAAAAAAGGAAAGCATTAAAGCCATGATCCTGGCATTGTGGAAGAAGGAAGATGAAGGGGTACAACGTTCAGAATACATTGCTATTTCCGATGCTTTGTACCACTATTATGAAAAGCTTAAGGTAAACCCTGATATTTTTCCTTGCTTCGATAGCTTCTATGATTTTCTTGCTGGAGAGTTTTATGAGACCATGAAACAATCAAAAGTCAAAGATGAGCGTTTTGATATTGATAACATGCTGTTCGTATTAAAGCCATATTACAAAGGTGGTGAGTACGCTTACCTGTTAAATGCAAGGGAAAACCTCGACTTATTGCACCGTCGTTTCATTGTTTTCGAATTAGATAATATCAAAGATCATCCCATTCTTTTTCCGGTAGTCACACTGATCATCATGGAAACCTTTGTGTCCAAAATGCGCAAACTGAGCAAGGCTACCCGGAAGATGATCCTGATCGAGGAAGCCTGGAAAGCCATTGCGCGTGAAGGCATGGCAGAGTACATCAAATACTTATTTAAAACGGTCCGTAAATATTTTGGCGAAGCCTTGGTGGTTACCCAGGATATTGAAGATATTATCAGTTCTCCGGTGGTTAAGCAGGCTATCATCAATAACAGCGACTGTAAAATTTTGCTTGATCAGCGCAAGTATCAGAATGACTTTCCGAAAATCCAGCAGCTTTTAGGCATCACGGATAAGGAAACGGCACTGATCATGAGCATGAATCGGAACAACGATGAAAAGCTGAAATACAAGGAGGTATTCATCAGCCTAAACGGACAATTATCAAAAGTCTACCGGACAGAGGTAAGCCGAGAGGAATACTGGACTTATACGACGGAATCAGCTGAAAAAGCTCGTGTCCAGGAATATGCTAAAAAGTATGGAAGTATTCAGCGAGGCATTGCGGCTATTGTTCAGGAAGAATTAGAAAAAGCAGCTTAA
- a CDS encoding DUF4133 domain-containing protein — MALYQINKGINKPIEFKGLKAQYIGYLAAGLVILLIGFAVMYLVSIPVTMCLIIIGALGSLLFYQVFKLSHKYGQYGLMKRSAKRYLPRYLQFKTRNVFLQLKRRS, encoded by the coding sequence ATGGCACTGTATCAGATCAATAAAGGTATCAATAAGCCTATTGAATTTAAAGGACTAAAGGCGCAGTATATTGGCTACCTGGCGGCAGGCCTCGTGATTTTGCTCATTGGCTTTGCAGTAATGTACCTGGTTAGCATTCCGGTGACCATGTGCCTGATCATCATAGGTGCATTGGGAAGCTTGCTCTTTTACCAGGTCTTTAAACTCAGTCACAAATACGGACAATATGGCCTGATGAAGAGATCAGCTAAGCGATACCTGCCGCGTTATCTGCAATTCAAAACACGAAATGTATTCCTTCAATTAAAAAGAAGATCATGA
- a CDS encoding DUF4134 domain-containing protein, whose protein sequence is MKTQQVKRSYDLRPLLKKAFGTLTIILFASTLYAQDGNAGIQEATTQVKSYFTTGTTLMYAIGALVGLVGAIKVYKKWNDGEHDTGKVASSWFGSCIFLVVVATVLKSFFGV, encoded by the coding sequence ATGAAAACACAGCAAGTAAAAAGAAGTTACGATCTGAGGCCTCTGTTAAAGAAAGCCTTTGGCACATTGACAATTATCCTTTTTGCCTCCACCTTGTACGCACAGGATGGTAATGCGGGCATTCAGGAGGCAACCACGCAAGTCAAAAGTTATTTTACCACCGGCACCACACTGATGTATGCCATTGGTGCTTTAGTCGGCTTAGTAGGTGCAATAAAAGTTTATAAAAAGTGGAACGACGGTGAGCATGACACCGGGAAGGTGGCATCCAGCTGGTTCGGTAGCTGCATTTTTCTGGTAGTAGTTGCTACTGTCCTCAAATCATTTTTCGGCGTTTAA